In Finegoldia magna ATCC 53516, a genomic segment contains:
- a CDS encoding IS256 family transposase has product MLIEEYQPETVQDLQEALKDLLGDTMEQMLKAELDEHLDYEYGEKPLSLNTRNGSSKKTVKSSYGNIDLNIPRDREGSFEPQALKKYQKDISNIENQIISMYAKGMTTRDISTHIKEIYGFGISESMVSKITNKILPTIEEWQNRPLEKVYPFVFLDAIHYHVRENNIVVKKAVYIALGYNTEGYKEILGMWVGENESSKYWLLVLNQLKERGLEDILIVSTDNLSGFSQAIESVYPKTEIQKCIIHQIRNSTKFVSYRDIKELMKDLKTVYKASTEELALSNLDIFEEKWGKKYPMCVNSWRNNWAELSTYFKYPEGIRKLIYTTNSIENFNRQLRKVTKNKTIFPSDYALQKSLYLAMVDASSKWTSRIRGWDQILSQLSIFFEGRI; this is encoded by the coding sequence ATGTTAATTGAAGAATATCAACCAGAAACAGTACAAGATTTACAAGAAGCTTTGAAAGATCTTCTAGGAGACACAATGGAACAAATGTTAAAAGCAGAGTTAGATGAACATCTAGATTATGAATATGGTGAAAAACCACTGTCATTAAACACAAGAAATGGATCAAGTAAAAAAACAGTTAAATCATCATACGGAAACATAGACCTAAACATCCCACGAGACAGAGAAGGATCCTTTGAGCCACAAGCATTGAAAAAATATCAAAAAGACATATCAAACATAGAAAACCAAATAATATCTATGTATGCAAAAGGAATGACAACAAGAGACATATCAACACACATAAAAGAAATCTATGGATTTGGAATATCAGAATCCATGGTAAGCAAAATAACAAATAAAATACTACCAACTATTGAAGAATGGCAAAATAGACCATTAGAAAAAGTATATCCATTTGTATTTTTAGATGCAATACACTATCATGTAAGAGAAAATAACATAGTAGTAAAAAAAGCAGTATATATAGCACTAGGATACAATACAGAAGGATACAAAGAAATACTTGGAATGTGGGTAGGAGAAAATGAATCAAGTAAATACTGGCTATTGGTATTAAATCAATTAAAAGAACGAGGATTAGAAGATATATTAATAGTCTCAACAGATAATTTATCAGGATTTAGCCAAGCAATAGAAAGTGTATATCCAAAAACAGAAATTCAAAAATGCATAATTCATCAAATAAGAAATTCAACAAAATTCGTATCATATAGAGATATAAAAGAGCTAATGAAAGACTTAAAAACAGTATACAAAGCATCAACAGAAGAACTAGCACTAAGTAATCTAGATATATTTGAAGAAAAATGGGGCAAAAAATACCCAATGTGTGTAAATTCATGGAGAAATAACTGGGCTGAATTATCAACATATTTCAAATATCCAGAAGGAATAAGAAAACTAATATATACAACAAATAGCATAGAAAACTTTAATAGACAACTTAGAAAAGTAACAAAAAACAAAACAATATTTCCAAGTGACTACGCCCTACAAAAAAGCTTGTATCTAGCGATGGTAGATGCTTCAAGTAAATGGACGAGTAGAATAAGAGGATGGGATCAAATATTGTCACAACTATCAATATTTTTTGAAGGCAGAATCTAA
- a CDS encoding IS3 family transposase, with protein sequence MRKKATSLATGRGSRSKEKTKIILKLLKENPQSKVSEWLKIAKLLKSSYYEWKIKLENPVDKDKEVKDEIKTIIEVSKGRYGYRRVTMVLKNKGFNINHKKVLRIMREESLLCTKFKNRSRKYSSYKGQIGKVADNIVKRQFTATKPNQLWLTDVTEFRIKGQEEKLYLSPILDLYNSEIISYTLSNHPTIGLTNTMLEKALEENKDIKDLTIHSDQGFHYQHSSWTKKLEKMNIRQSMSRKGNCLDNSPMENFFGILKQEMYYGEDFTSYDHLISEIEKYIKWYNEDRIKTKLETVK encoded by the coding sequence ATACGAAAAAAAGCTACGAGCCTTGCTACTGGAAGAGGAAGCAGAAGCAAGGAAAAGACAAAGATAATCCTCAAACTTCTAAAAGAAAATCCACAAAGTAAAGTAAGTGAATGGCTAAAAATAGCTAAATTACTAAAATCATCATACTATGAATGGAAAATAAAACTAGAAAATCCAGTAGATAAAGACAAGGAAGTTAAAGATGAAATTAAAACAATAATAGAAGTGTCAAAAGGTAGATATGGCTATAGAAGAGTAACTATGGTATTAAAAAATAAAGGATTTAATATCAATCATAAAAAAGTCTTAAGAATAATGAGAGAAGAATCCTTGCTATGTACTAAATTTAAAAATAGATCAAGAAAATACTCATCATACAAGGGACAAATAGGTAAAGTAGCAGATAATATTGTAAAAAGACAGTTTACAGCTACTAAGCCAAATCAATTATGGCTAACAGATGTAACAGAATTTAGAATTAAAGGACAAGAAGAAAAACTTTACCTATCACCAATATTAGACCTATACAACAGCGAAATAATTAGCTATACGTTAAGTAATCACCCAACAATAGGATTAACAAATACAATGTTAGAAAAAGCATTAGAAGAAAATAAAGACATTAAAGATTTAACTATACACTCAGACCAAGGATTTCATTATCAACACAGTTCTTGGACTAAAAAACTAGAAAAAATGAATATTAGGCAAAGTATGTCAAGAAAAGGGAATTGTCTAGACAATTCTCCAATGGAGAACTTCTTTGGAATATTAAAACAAGAAATGTATTATGGAGAGGATTTTACTAGTTATGATCATTTGATAAGTGAGATAGAAAAATATATTAAATGGTACAATGAAGATAGAATTAAAACAAAATTAGAGACTGTGAAATAG
- a CDS encoding helix-turn-helix domain-containing protein — MPKYTKEFKIKLVLEYLSGKTGGHKSVAKKYDIPYSTMRNWINKYKSGGFDNLSKKLKNNNYTSEFKLSVIQYRQINNTSLRETVEHFDLVNESMVCRWEKTYQEHGLSGLEDKRERPKKDMTKTNNKSKLNTPINETEKEELIRLREENRLLRMKIIYEKKLRALLLEEEAEARKRQR; from the coding sequence ATGCCAAAATACACAAAAGAATTTAAAATAAAATTAGTACTAGAATATTTATCAGGAAAAACAGGGGGTCATAAAAGTGTGGCTAAAAAATATGATATTCCATATTCAACCATGCGGAACTGGATAAATAAATACAAATCTGGAGGATTTGATAACTTATCTAAAAAGTTAAAAAATAATAATTACACTAGTGAATTTAAGTTATCTGTAATACAATATAGGCAAATCAATAATACTTCGCTTAGAGAGACTGTAGAGCACTTCGACCTTGTAAATGAATCTATGGTATGCAGATGGGAGAAAACTTATCAAGAACATGGTCTTTCTGGGCTAGAAGATAAAAGAGAAAGGCCTAAAAAAGACATGACCAAAACAAATAATAAGTCTAAACTTAACACTCCAATAAACGAAACCGAAAAAGAAGAATTAATAAGGTTAAGGGAAGAAAATAGACTTCTCAGAATGAAGATAATATACGAAAAAAAGCTACGAGCCTTGCTACTGGAAGAGGAAGCAGAAGCAAGGAAAAGACAAAGATAA
- a CDS encoding phosphate ABC transporter ATP-binding protein yields the protein MSILQINNLNISYKEKNILQNVNLTVEENEIISIMGNSGSGKSTFLSCLNGFLIENGGQYSGQILFDGTDISQYKLIDLRRQISMLFQDSTVFDMSIEKNLTYTLEYFLGKNYDKKSKIEQILKSVNLYEELKDNLKMNANKLSGGQKQRLCIARMLTTNPRILIFDEPCSSLDLQNTLAIENLLKNLSQNYTIIISTHNTDQAQRISDRILYIEDKKLVEK from the coding sequence TTGAGCATATTACAAATAAATAACCTAAACATATCCTACAAAGAAAAAAACATATTGCAAAACGTGAATTTGACCGTTGAAGAAAACGAAATAATCAGCATAATGGGAAATTCTGGATCGGGCAAATCGACATTCTTGTCTTGTTTGAACGGATTTTTGATAGAAAATGGTGGACAATATTCGGGACAAATATTATTCGACGGCACAGACATCTCACAATACAAACTGATTGATTTGAGAAGACAAATCTCAATGCTGTTTCAAGATTCCACAGTATTTGACATGTCCATTGAAAAAAATCTCACATATACATTGGAATATTTTTTAGGCAAAAATTACGACAAAAAATCAAAAATAGAACAAATACTAAAAAGTGTGAACTTGTACGAAGAATTAAAAGACAATCTGAAAATGAATGCCAACAAACTTTCTGGAGGACAAAAACAAAGACTCTGCATAGCCAGAATGCTCACAACAAATCCTAGAATATTGATATTTGATGAACCTTGCTCATCACTTGATTTGCAAAACACATTGGCGATAGAAAATCTTTTGAAAAATTTGTCACAAAACTACACTATTATCATTTCGACACATAATACAGACCAAGCACAAAGAATATCAGATAGGATTTTGTATATTGAGGATAAAAAACTGGTTGAAAAGTAA
- a CDS encoding PstA family ABC transporter permease, whose translation MTKFKDFLIKLWVYLSFAVVFFFVFKIFYFLISKGISSVNLEFLTQNPQGLPLGTTGGIKSSIIGSLWLMIIAMGISTLLGVFCAIYRVFYCKSEFLKSVITLIIQCIASIPSIIIGMFVYGFFIVTLNISKSLLTASIALSLIVFPFVEVNIEKSIAEINKNTIKDSFSLGIDKTYMIRKLVMPMISRNIITISLLAGSYAIGATAPLLLTGAVFMNNSVGLFKPVTALPFHLHMLLSQSIAIEKAYATALVLIMILIILHILAYLVLVFSGGKIVEHITNK comes from the coding sequence ATGACGAAGTTTAAGGATTTTTTGATTAAATTGTGGGTGTATTTATCATTTGCAGTAGTGTTTTTCTTCGTGTTCAAGATTTTTTATTTTTTAATATCAAAAGGGATATCGTCTGTTAATTTGGAATTTTTGACACAAAATCCTCAAGGACTTCCTCTTGGAACTACGGGAGGAATAAAATCCAGCATAATTGGATCTTTATGGTTGATGATAATTGCAATGGGAATTTCCACATTATTGGGTGTTTTTTGTGCGATTTACAGAGTTTTTTATTGCAAATCTGAATTTTTGAAATCAGTAATTACATTAATAATACAATGCATCGCATCCATCCCTTCAATAATTATTGGAATGTTTGTGTACGGATTTTTCATAGTTACACTCAATATATCCAAAAGTTTACTCACAGCATCCATCGCACTTTCGTTGATTGTGTTTCCATTTGTAGAAGTGAACATCGAAAAATCAATCGCAGAAATCAACAAAAACACAATCAAAGACAGTTTTTCACTTGGAATTGACAAGACGTACATGATAAGAAAACTCGTGATGCCAATGATTTCTAGAAATATCATCACGATTTCGCTATTGGCAGGAAGTTATGCGATAGGAGCGACAGCGCCACTTCTACTCACAGGAGCGGTGTTCATGAATAATTCCGTTGGATTGTTCAAGCCAGTAACAGCGCTGCCTTTTCATTTGCACATGCTACTTAGCCAATCGATCGCAATCGAAAAAGCGTATGCGACGGCGCTTGTGCTTATCATGATATTGATAATTCTACACATATTAGCTTATTTGGTGCTAGTATTTTCGGGAGGTAAAATAGTTGAGCATATTACAAATAAATAA
- the pstC gene encoding phosphate ABC transporter permease subunit PstC, whose translation MRTKNNIFKTLVYIFAFFSIALLLILIGFMFKESLPFFKQYSVNKFLLGNLWDSMDGSFGAFNIILASFYIALLACVFSFPISYGLSLMIVFYTNNKVKTLVSWIIRILAGIPSIIYGFFGLFVIVKFFEKNFKMAAGESVFAGSVILSIMILPYFVEVLTETFEKIKQKYKRQSDCFGISKEYFIRKIVIKQSLRSAFSGFVLAFSRAIGETMAVMMVIGNAPIFPKFFSKAETIASLIALEVGMSEAGSLHYHALYASSFVLLVFVIILDVILFVTKKRTDNYDEV comes from the coding sequence ATGAGAACAAAAAACAACATATTTAAAACTTTGGTGTATATTTTTGCTTTCTTTTCCATAGCTTTATTATTGATACTGATAGGATTTATGTTCAAAGAATCACTTCCTTTTTTCAAACAATACAGCGTGAATAAGTTTTTGTTAGGAAATTTGTGGGATTCGATGGATGGAAGTTTCGGAGCTTTCAATATAATTCTGGCAAGTTTTTATATTGCACTGTTGGCTTGTGTATTTTCATTTCCAATTAGCTACGGATTGTCGCTTATGATTGTGTTTTACACAAACAATAAAGTGAAAACTTTAGTGAGTTGGATAATCAGAATTCTTGCGGGAATTCCTTCGATTATTTACGGATTTTTCGGGTTGTTTGTAATCGTGAAATTCTTTGAGAAAAACTTTAAAATGGCAGCAGGGGAATCGGTATTCGCAGGAAGCGTTATATTATCCATAATGATTTTGCCTTATTTTGTTGAGGTGTTGACTGAAACTTTTGAAAAGATAAAACAAAAATACAAAAGACAATCGGACTGTTTTGGAATTAGCAAGGAATATTTCATCAGAAAAATCGTGATCAAACAAAGTCTACGAAGTGCATTCAGTGGTTTCGTACTTGCGTTTTCAAGAGCAATTGGAGAGACTATGGCAGTGATGATGGTGATAGGAAATGCACCAATATTTCCGAAATTTTTCTCAAAAGCAGAGACTATCGCTTCATTGATTGCACTTGAAGTGGGAATGAGTGAAGCGGGAAGTCTGCACTATCACGCGCTTTATGCAAGTTCATTCGTGCTTTTGGTTTTCGTGATTATACTTGATGTAATACTTTTTGTGACTAAAAAGAGGACTGATAATTATGACGAAGTTTAA
- a CDS encoding phosphate ABC transporter substrate-binding protein, which produces MKKLYKLLVLMMVMAIGFTGCANNSDKTNSNEKTEEKTESEESKEDSKAKENYEISFSGSSTLAPVISKISTTFIEKNVTWDKVDSSLPDKNITIYVSAGGSGAGVKAVLDNVANFGMLAREVKDKEKEKVKDYKEYNLGLDALTLAVNPKNNVIAAKQGNLTKEEIVKIFSGEYKKWSDVDPSLPQEDIVVVTRDLSGGAHEVFQKKVMKDVKVRQDAIQAPTMGALVSKIIENPNAIGYASFGIANQNKGKLIPLKVDGVEPTEENILNKSYYISRPLVIMKSGDLTKTEQLFIDYLNSKEGKETIKDMGFIPNK; this is translated from the coding sequence ATGAAAAAGCTTTACAAATTATTAGTTTTGATGATGGTTATGGCGATAGGATTTACAGGATGTGCCAATAATTCTGACAAAACTAATTCTAATGAAAAAACAGAAGAAAAAACAGAATCGGAAGAATCAAAAGAAGATTCAAAAGCAAAAGAAAATTACGAAATTAGCTTCAGTGGGTCATCTACTTTAGCGCCTGTTATCAGTAAGATTTCTACAACTTTTATCGAAAAGAATGTTACTTGGGATAAGGTTGATTCTTCGTTACCAGACAAGAACATAACAATTTATGTGTCTGCTGGTGGATCTGGCGCAGGGGTAAAGGCTGTGTTGGACAACGTTGCAAACTTCGGAATGTTAGCGCGTGAAGTAAAAGACAAGGAAAAAGAAAAAGTTAAAGATTACAAAGAATACAATTTGGGACTAGACGCACTGACACTTGCTGTTAATCCAAAAAATAATGTAATTGCAGCAAAACAAGGTAACTTAACTAAGGAAGAAATTGTGAAGATTTTCTCCGGCGAATACAAAAAATGGAGCGATGTCGATCCATCACTTCCACAAGAAGATATCGTAGTTGTAACTCGTGATTTAAGTGGTGGTGCACACGAAGTATTCCAAAAGAAAGTTATGAAAGATGTAAAAGTTAGACAAGATGCAATACAAGCACCAACTATGGGAGCTTTGGTTTCTAAGATTATCGAAAATCCAAACGCAATAGGATATGCATCATTCGGTATCGCAAATCAAAACAAAGGCAAATTAATTCCTTTGAAAGTTGATGGCGTTGAACCTACAGAAGAAAATATTTTGAATAAATCATATTACATTTCAAGACCTTTAGTCATTATGAAGAGCGGTGATTTGACAAAAACAGAACAACTTTTCATAGATTATCTAAACTCAAAAGAAGGTAAAGAAACTATAAAAGATATGGGATTCATTCCTAACAAATAA
- a CDS encoding carboxymuconolactone decarboxylase family protein, producing MDSKEVLAENSKLFGEHLPDVAKNFSGMCGEIFKDGKLSLKEKELIALAIGITVKCDGCIVHHTKGCIDAGCTIEEISEMMEVCVAMGGGPATVYAGKSLRIAEELLK from the coding sequence ATGGATAGTAAAGAAGTATTGGCTGAAAACTCAAAATTGTTTGGAGAACATTTGCCAGATGTAGCTAAGAATTTCTCTGGTATGTGTGGAGAAATTTTTAAAGACGGAAAATTATCTTTGAAGGAAAAAGAATTGATAGCTCTTGCAATCGGAATTACTGTAAAATGCGACGGATGTATCGTTCATCACACTAAAGGATGTATTGATGCAGGTTGTACAATCGAAGAAATCTCAGAAATGATGGAAGTTTGCGTTGCTATGGGTGGTGGCCCTGCTACAGTTTATGCTGGAAAATCTTTGAGAATTGCTGAAGAATTATTAAAATAA
- a CDS encoding TetR/AcrR family transcriptional regulator, with the protein MNADYTKKMIMENLINLLNRIPLNKITVRKLAEECGINRNTIYYHFKDLNQIIDTIFEIRLKRVLNESDNISWEDSFIEEMQFAIENKTAIYHIYNSISRKTLSDYLYNKSGQIMRNYIENVDKEIHAKKDDKEIIIKFFQSAITDLIIRWLTSGMDEDIEKKIKRIGFLLKDTVKSSLTRSKMN; encoded by the coding sequence ATGAACGCGGATTATACGAAGAAAATGATAATGGAAAATTTAATTAATCTTCTCAACAGAATACCTCTGAATAAAATTACGGTGAGAAAACTAGCTGAAGAATGTGGAATCAACAGAAACACTATTTATTATCATTTCAAAGATTTGAATCAAATCATAGACACGATTTTTGAAATAAGACTTAAGAGAGTGTTGAATGAATCGGATAATATTTCTTGGGAGGATAGTTTTATCGAAGAAATGCAGTTTGCTATTGAAAACAAAACTGCGATTTATCACATTTACAATTCTATTTCTAGAAAAACACTGTCTGATTATTTGTACAATAAATCGGGACAAATTATGAGAAACTACATAGAAAATGTGGACAAGGAAATTCATGCTAAAAAGGATGACAAGGAGATTATTATTAAATTCTTCCAAAGTGCAATTACGGATTTAATTATCAGATGGCTAACTTCAGGAATGGATGAGGATATCGAGAAGAAGATTAAAAGGATAGGATTTTTATTAAAAGATACTGTTAAATCTTCATTAACTAGGAGTAAAATGAATTAA
- a CDS encoding radical SAM protein — protein MKIIEAGKRYGFDKVFDYVAKDPQKRGVQLVEWAENLSHGDFSPQIKIIREVFEDENHPYHSFVMKIFQEVDKKQIKKVAYNFFMNASVLGWQTQQKYREEYNCNIPWAILLDPTSACNLKCTGCWAAEYGYKQNLSYDEIDSIITQGKELGTYMYIYTGGEPLVRKDDLIKLCEKHNDCVFLSFTNATLIDEDFVDEMQRVGNFIPAISLEGFEEATDGRRGEGVYKKVIKAMKMLQERHLIYGISCCYTSQNFDSITSEEYYDYLIELGAYFVWYFHYMPVGNAAVTDLLPTPEQRKQTIERLRKYRAEKPLFALDFQNDAEYVGGCIAGGRRYLHINASGDVEPCVFIHYSDSNIREKSLLDCLRAPLFTKYHDGQPFNDNMLMPCPMLENPNELREMVHSTDAKSTDLESKQTVDSLCGNCDEYAKNWEVEAEEIWDKSPKKERFKGSYHTMNRQETMKSK, from the coding sequence ATGAAAATTATAGAAGCTGGAAAAAGATATGGATTTGATAAGGTATTCGATTATGTTGCGAAGGATCCTCAAAAACGAGGGGTACAATTAGTCGAATGGGCAGAAAACCTTTCTCACGGAGATTTTTCGCCTCAAATTAAAATTATAAGGGAAGTTTTCGAAGACGAAAATCACCCTTACCATAGTTTTGTGATGAAAATTTTCCAAGAAGTTGACAAAAAACAAATAAAAAAAGTAGCGTATAACTTTTTTATGAATGCGTCTGTTTTGGGATGGCAAACTCAACAAAAATACAGAGAAGAATACAATTGTAATATCCCATGGGCAATTTTGTTGGATCCTACATCTGCATGTAACTTAAAATGTACTGGATGTTGGGCTGCTGAATACGGCTACAAACAAAACTTAAGCTATGATGAGATTGATTCTATCATCACTCAAGGAAAAGAATTGGGAACTTATATGTACATATACACAGGCGGTGAACCTCTTGTGCGTAAAGATGATTTGATTAAATTGTGTGAAAAACACAACGACTGTGTATTCTTATCATTTACTAATGCAACTTTAATTGATGAAGATTTCGTAGACGAAATGCAAAGAGTTGGTAATTTCATTCCTGCGATTTCACTTGAAGGTTTTGAAGAAGCAACTGACGGTAGACGTGGAGAAGGTGTTTATAAAAAAGTAATCAAAGCAATGAAGATGCTACAAGAACGTCATTTGATTTACGGTATTTCTTGTTGCTATACTTCACAAAACTTTGATTCAATTACAAGCGAAGAATACTACGATTACCTAATAGAGTTAGGTGCGTATTTTGTGTGGTACTTCCACTATATGCCAGTTGGAAATGCTGCTGTAACTGATTTACTACCTACTCCTGAACAAAGAAAACAAACTATCGAAAGACTAAGAAAATACAGAGCTGAAAAACCATTATTCGCATTGGATTTCCAAAACGATGCTGAATATGTTGGAGGATGCATTGCAGGTGGAAGAAGATATCTTCACATTAACGCATCTGGAGATGTGGAACCTTGTGTTTTCATTCACTACAGCGATTCTAATATCAGAGAAAAATCTTTGTTGGATTGTTTGAGAGCTCCCCTATTTACAAAATATCATGACGGTCAACCATTCAACGATAATATGTTGATGCCTTGCCCAATGCTTGAAAATCCAAACGAACTTAGAGAAATGGTTCATAGCACTGATGCAAAATCTACTGATTTGGAATCTAAGCAAACTGTAGATTCACTTTGTGGTAACTGCGATGAATATGCGAAAAACTGGGAAGTTGAAGCAGAAGAAATCTGGGACAAGAGTCCTAAGAAGGAAAGATTCAAAGGTTCATATCACACAATGAATCGCCAAGAAACAATGAAATCAAAATAA
- the msrB gene encoding peptide-methionine (R)-S-oxide reductase MsrB has translation MRFIEKSTIYLAGGCFWGVEAYFKKLNGVIDTDTGYANGDGTDTDYRRVKQTHHAETVRIVYDKNRLDLAEILLHYFRIINPISVNKQGNDVGEQYRTGIFYEDEKDLEIINSVMNYIQTKYDEKLTVLVEKLQNFVLAEDYHQDYLDKNPVGYCHVNLNAFDESLDTTEYKKMSDEEMKEKLSDVSYRVTQNEATERPHTSSFNDFDERGIYVDIVSGEPLFSSKDKYDAGCGWPSFTKTITSSSVNYSDDHKLSRVRTEVRSKHADSHLGHVFDDGPSEKGGLRYCINGASLRFVPLEKMEEEGYSQYIPFV, from the coding sequence ATGAGATTTATTGAAAAAAGTACGATATATTTAGCTGGTGGATGTTTTTGGGGAGTGGAAGCTTATTTCAAAAAATTAAACGGTGTAATAGACACTGACACTGGCTATGCAAATGGCGATGGAACAGACACTGATTATAGAAGAGTAAAACAAACTCATCACGCAGAAACAGTGAGAATTGTCTATGATAAAAACAGGTTGGATTTGGCTGAAATTTTACTTCATTATTTCAGAATTATTAATCCTATTTCTGTGAATAAGCAAGGAAATGATGTTGGTGAACAATATCGAACTGGAATTTTCTACGAAGATGAAAAAGATTTGGAAATAATCAATTCTGTTATGAATTACATTCAAACAAAATACGATGAAAAGCTAACTGTTTTGGTCGAAAAATTACAAAACTTCGTGTTGGCAGAAGATTATCACCAAGATTATTTGGACAAAAATCCCGTCGGATATTGTCACGTTAATTTGAATGCTTTTGATGAAAGTTTGGATACGACTGAATACAAGAAGATGAGTGATGAAGAAATGAAGGAAAAATTGTCCGATGTAAGTTACAGGGTAACTCAAAATGAGGCTACTGAACGCCCTCACACATCTAGCTTTAATGATTTTGATGAAAGAGGAATTTACGTCGACATCGTAAGTGGTGAGCCGTTATTTTCTTCAAAGGACAAATACGATGCGGGCTGTGGTTGGCCATCATTTACGAAAACTATTACGTCGAGTTCTGTAAATTATTCTGACGATCACAAATTATCCAGAGTTAGAACTGAAGTTAGAAGCAAACACGCTGACAGTCATTTGGGTCATGTGTTCGACGATGGTCCTAGTGAAAAAGGCGGTCTTAGGTATTGCATCAACGGTGCAAGTTTGAGATTTGTACCATTAGAAAAAATGGAAGAAGAAGGATATTCACAATATATTCCGTTCGTATAA
- a CDS encoding DMT family transporter, producing the protein MDKKKADLLAKLALLIVAILWGSSLTVVKQSSKTFNPNFILAIRFTLAAILLSIIFWKRLRQAKFDDIKNGLLIGIFLFMAYSSQTLGVKFADPGRSGFLSASYCVIVPFLGWIVFKQRPDRYNLSAAALCITGIFFISLSGSSAHVDNPLAWLGDLLALLSGLLFASHIIAVSALARGRDPIVMTILQFIMAAVLSWITTIVVEDNSNLVVTSRSVMELLYLAVMCTAVALLLQNIGQKYTNPSTAAIILGFESIFGILIPVLIGIESLTVFSVIGFVFIFAAILVSETKLSFLKKNKITSQ; encoded by the coding sequence ATGGATAAAAAGAAAGCAGATTTACTTGCTAAATTAGCGTTATTAATAGTAGCTATCCTTTGGGGAAGTTCTTTGACTGTGGTTAAGCAATCTTCCAAAACATTCAATCCCAACTTTATTTTGGCGATAAGATTTACGTTGGCAGCTATTTTATTATCAATCATTTTCTGGAAGAGACTTCGCCAAGCAAAATTTGACGACATAAAAAACGGACTTTTGATCGGAATATTTTTGTTCATGGCGTATTCATCACAAACTTTGGGCGTAAAATTCGCAGATCCTGGTAGAAGTGGATTCTTATCTGCATCTTATTGCGTAATCGTGCCGTTTTTGGGGTGGATTGTGTTCAAGCAAAGACCAGACAGATATAATTTGTCGGCGGCTGCTTTGTGTATAACTGGAATATTTTTCATATCGCTTTCGGGATCAAGCGCTCACGTAGATAATCCATTGGCATGGCTTGGAGATTTACTAGCTTTACTTAGCGGATTGTTGTTCGCATCGCACATAATCGCAGTAAGTGCACTTGCAAGAGGTCGTGATCCTATCGTCATGACGATATTGCAATTTATAATGGCGGCTGTGTTGTCTTGGATAACTACAATTGTAGTAGAAGACAATTCAAATCTTGTCGTAACTTCAAGATCTGTGATGGAATTATTGTACTTAGCAGTAATGTGTACAGCAGTTGCACTATTACTTCAAAACATCGGACAAAAATACACAAATCCATCCACTGCAGCAATTATTTTGGGATTCGAATCGATATTTGGAATTTTAATTCCTGTACTTATCGGAATCGAATCATTGACAGTTTTCTCAGTAATCGGATTTGTATTCATATTCGCAGCGATTTTGGTCAGCGAAACAAAACTTTCGTTCTTGAAGAAAAATAAAATAACTTCACAATAA